One window of the Nocardia terpenica genome contains the following:
- a CDS encoding glutamate synthase subunit beta codes for MADAQGFLKHTSRELPKRRPVPLRLMDWKEVYEGGFPHETLRTQASRCMDCGIPFCHNGCPLGNLIPEWNDLVYKDRWRDGIDRLHATNNFPEFTGRLCPAPCESSCVLGINQDPVTIKQVEVELIENAFDEGWVQPVYPTRLTGRKVAVVGSGPAGLAAAQQLTRAGHTVTVFERDDRVGGLLRYGIPEFKMEKRFIDRRLAQMEAEGTVFKTGVNVGVDITAAQLREQFDAVVLAGGATIARDLPIPGRDLDGVHQAMEYLPLSNRVQLGDPITDADGLPRIHARGKKVVIIGGGDTGADCLGTAHRQGAASVHQFEIMPRPPQERADSTPWPTYPLMYRVSSAHEEGGERVFSVNTERFAGEDGRVTALHAHEVQMVNGRFEKIEGTDFTLEADLVLLAMGFTGPQKPGLLEDLGVGYDQRGNVMRDSAWQTTVPGVFVAGDMGRGQSLIVWAIAEGRSAAAAVDRYLEGDSALPAPIAPTAVAQR; via the coding sequence GTGGCTGACGCGCAAGGATTTCTGAAGCACACGAGCCGGGAGCTGCCGAAGCGCCGTCCGGTTCCGCTGCGCCTGATGGACTGGAAAGAGGTCTACGAGGGCGGTTTCCCGCACGAGACCCTGCGGACCCAGGCCAGCCGCTGCATGGACTGCGGTATTCCGTTCTGCCACAACGGGTGTCCGCTGGGGAACCTGATCCCCGAGTGGAACGACCTGGTGTACAAGGACCGGTGGCGCGACGGCATCGATCGCCTGCACGCCACCAACAACTTCCCGGAGTTCACCGGGCGGCTGTGCCCGGCGCCCTGCGAGTCGTCGTGCGTGCTGGGCATCAACCAGGATCCGGTGACCATCAAGCAGGTCGAGGTCGAGCTCATCGAGAACGCCTTCGACGAGGGCTGGGTGCAGCCGGTGTACCCGACCCGGCTGACCGGTCGCAAGGTCGCCGTCGTGGGGTCGGGCCCGGCCGGGCTGGCCGCGGCCCAGCAGCTGACCCGCGCCGGTCACACCGTGACGGTGTTCGAGCGCGACGACCGCGTCGGCGGTCTGCTGCGCTACGGCATTCCGGAATTCAAGATGGAGAAGCGCTTCATCGATCGCCGGCTGGCGCAGATGGAGGCCGAGGGCACCGTCTTCAAGACCGGCGTGAACGTGGGCGTGGACATCACCGCCGCGCAGCTGCGCGAGCAGTTCGACGCGGTGGTGCTGGCCGGTGGCGCGACCATCGCCCGCGATCTGCCGATTCCGGGCCGCGACCTGGACGGCGTGCACCAGGCGATGGAGTACCTGCCGCTGTCCAATCGGGTGCAGCTGGGCGATCCGATCACCGACGCCGACGGCCTGCCGCGCATCCACGCCCGGGGCAAGAAGGTCGTGATCATCGGCGGCGGCGACACCGGCGCCGACTGCCTGGGCACCGCGCACCGCCAGGGCGCGGCCAGCGTGCACCAGTTCGAGATCATGCCGCGCCCGCCGCAGGAGCGGGCCGATTCCACCCCGTGGCCGACCTACCCGCTCATGTACCGGGTGTCCTCGGCGCACGAGGAGGGCGGCGAGCGGGTGTTCTCGGTGAACACCGAGCGTTTCGCGGGCGAGGACGGTCGGGTGACCGCCCTGCACGCGCACGAGGTGCAGATGGTCAACGGACGCTTCGAGAAGATCGAGGGCACCGACTTCACCCTTGAGGCCGATCTGGTGCTGCTGGCCATGGGCTTCACCGGGCCGCAGAAGCCGGGCCTGCTCGAGGACCTGGGCGTCGGCTACGACCAGCGCGGCAACGTGATGCGCGACAGCGCCTGGCAGACCACGGTTCCCGGCGTGTTCGTCGCCGGTGATATGGGCCGCGGTCAGTCGCTGATCGTGTGGGCCATCGCCGAGGGCCGGTCCGCGGCGGCCGCGGTGGACCGGTACCTCGAGGGCGATTCGGCGCTGCCCGCGCCGATCGCGCCGACGGCGGTCGCGCAGCGCTAG